The Kazachstania africana CBS 2517 chromosome 8, complete genome genome contains a region encoding:
- the SPC29 gene encoding Spc29p (similar to Saccharomyces cerevisiae SPC29 (YPL124W); ancestral locus Anc_8.622) — MSANDTFTKDFFNRASTQDSLRDIMKESEEIMKRNGSLQDTTVFNRSKDKLLYGKNDGYNDRLQTDSLLDDKLRQQLRGNAPLPSSRIPSASTLLENNRSNSQRSNDMEKIIDFMYKSSNEIKLLKQTVHDQSLELKNLKNELGLQRQENLNLNFKIKDLDRTIRVNDRDLPYLENNQRSSSANLNYEPNRSLSFRNYSDRFNDTRFQEYPRNYEEEDTKKLLNTRFF; from the coding sequence ATGAGTGCAAATGATACGTTCACTAaagatttcttcaacagaGCATCTACTCAGGATTCGTTAAGAGATATAATGAAGGAATCCGAAgagataatgaaaagaaacgGTTCATTACAGGACACAACGGTCTTTAATAGAagtaaagataaattaCTATACGGTAAGAATGATGGATATAATGACCGATTACAAACAGATTCGTTATTGGATGATAAACTGCGACAGCAGTTAAGAGGTAATGCTCCTTTACCTTCCTCTAGGATACCATCTGCATCGAcattattagaaaataatagatCCAATTCACAAAGAAGTAATGATatggaaaaaattattgattttatgTATAAATCATccaatgaaatcaaattattgaaacaGACAGTTCATGATCAGAGtcttgaattgaaaaatttgaaaaatgaattagGATTGCAGAggcaagaaaatttgaatttgaattttaaaattaaagatttaGATAGAACCATAAGAGTTAATGATCGAGATTTGCCttatcttgaaaataaCCAACGTAGCAGTAGTGCTAATTTAAATTATGAACCAAACAGAAGTTTGAGTTTTAGAAATTATTCTGATAGATTTAATGATACCCGATTTCAAGAGTATCCTAGAAACtacgaagaagaagatacaaaaaaattgctcAATACTAGGTTTTTTTAG
- the NPT1 gene encoding nicotinate phosphoribosyltransferase (similar to Saccharomyces cerevisiae NPT1 (YOR209C); ancestral locus Anc_8.625), whose protein sequence is MSGPVITSLLDTDMYKITMHAAVFTNFPTADVVYKYTNRSSQLTFNKIAIDWLQEQLRYLEDLRFTKEEVDYLQREIPYLPDAYIEWISSDDCKLNPSEQIQFGFEPTQSDANEERFNINLLIKGLWKDTILYEIPVLALISEAYFKFVDTDWSYDGQIEKAKDKALKLFENEFAFSEFGTRRRRSYHTQDLVMHGIMDAIKENPSYAKFFIGSSNVLFAKKYGVKPIGTVAHEWFMGIASITNDYVNANKNAMDCWIKTFGPDNAGLALTDTFGTDNYLKSFVAPYSDYYVGVRQDSGDPVEYTKKIAHHYHDVLGLPKFKKVVCYSDSLNVEKAIVYGKAAKENGLLASFGIGTNLTNDFQLRSNNSVKSEPLNIVIKLLTVNSNHAVKISDNLGKNMGDPATVKRVKEELGYIECSWTGDNEAHRWTE, encoded by the coding sequence ATGTCTGGTCCTGTTATTACGTCTTTGTTGGATACCGACATGTACAAGATTACCATGCATGCAGCAGTGTTCACGAATTTTCCTACTGCCGACGTGGTTTATAAGTACACGAATAGGTCTAGTCAGTTGACTTTTAATAAGATTGCTATAGATTGGCTGCAAGAGCAATTACGCTATTTGGAAGATTTGAGATTTACAAAGGAGGAAGTTGACTATTTGCAAAGGGAGATTCCTTACTTGCCTGATGCTTACATTGAGTGGATAAGTAGTGATGATTGCAAATTGAATCCAAGCGAGCAAATTCAGTTTGGATTCGAACCTACTCAATCTGACGCTAACgaagaaagattcaatatcaatttgtTGATTAAAGGTTTATGGAAGGATACTATTTTATACGAGATTCCTGTTCTTGCATTAATCTCTGAGGCTTACTTCAAATTCGTTGATACGGATTGGTCTTACGATGGCCAGATCGAAAAGGCAAAGGATAAagctttgaaattgttcgaaaatgaatttgcCTTTAGTGAATTCGGTACAAGACGTCGTAGATCCTATCATACACAGGATTTAGTCATGCATGGAATCATGGATGCCATTAAAGAAAACCCTTCATATGCCAAGTTTTTCATTGGAAGTTCTAATGTCCTTTTCGCCAAGAAATATGGTGTCAAACCTATTGGTACGGTCGCACATGAATGGTTCATGGGTATTGCGTCAATCACCAATGATTATGTGAATGCTAACAAAAACGCCATGGATTGTTGGATCAAGACTTTTGGTCCAGACAACGCTGGCCTTGCATTGACTGACACATTTGGTACTGacaattatttgaaatccTTCGTAGCTCCTTATTCTGATTATTACGTGGGTGTCAGACAAGATTCAGGTGATCCAGTAGAATATACCAAGAAAATCGCACACCATTATCACGACGTCTTAGGTTTaccaaaattcaagaaggTTGTATGTTATTCCGATTCATTGAATGTAGAAAAGGCTATCGTTTATGGTAAAGCTGCCAAGGAAAACGGATTGTTAGCTAGTTTCGGTATTGGTACCAACTTGACTAACGATTTCCAATTAAGATCAAATAATTCTGTCAAGAGTGAACCATTAAATATCGTCATTAAATTATTGACGGTTAATAGTAACCACGCAGTCAAGATTTCTGATAACTTGGGTAAAAATATGGGTGATCCAGCTACCGTGAAAAGAgtcaaagaagaattagGTTATATAGAGTGTAGTTGGACCGGTGATAATGAAGCTCATCGTTGGACTGAATGA
- the PTP2 gene encoding tyrosine protein phosphatase PTP2 (similar to Saccharomyces cerevisiae PTP2 (YOR208W); ancestral locus Anc_8.623), whose translation MFPTDPKSTKFVDLESTDYRLNDLKHCSSINSLIEDYLAPSDGNILLFDLSPSDCPIPNSFTISSPATSVSSLFCNHTKSSLLTANRNLHKIHLSLPTTLLKRPKFTFANMLQTLFTKEKKDSILNLIANSSIFIFYDRNSVFDKCTIQTYLLIKKFQNFLDANVDYQLILLSSDEPFTQDKTVDTKEMATTIYNREISANGQQYSLTINIPTSATNKSFIRSIKKINVNYSPNSLKKYFDFNIPDNLLENDNCLPEWLRQFTIKSNHDKILSNLYHKFQLLEDLEIERLSKCLIKEEEDKQQRMDSSYINELNQSFLQSSSSYHKIYSLHHLQKQFKKRKQDNLNDKRVPALLVTTEVNESHASISDTNSSTPLSEGDVLLTPLDNYAVSKGIQSFNKNRYSNIVPYEHSRVKLAPSPILNGNGESICSSDLDQGPLDNNNNITDHRMKNQRYPSPNDMNNQKGFNVPSSSLSISSAKSNSISTNPPTSEGSSIGQKSQVADDTLVIDDYFNANYLSIPQINPDYTYVATQAPLPTTIDDFWNVIISNNINVIVSLNSDDELHMKKWDIYWDNPDNSNLKHKYNVKLVTLIENFNGIDGFVLRIFRVNKKDKDNFSIIYQLHYTKWLDSCVVDVSELLKLFQCKDSLLQNPLDSIERSSLVTQSDKKRIKNLTKLSENYTDEGSPMNKSPLLVHCSAGCGRTGVFITLDILTSILSDGKSASNEVDVWNMKQDLLFIIINELRKQRLSMVQNLSQFVACYESIFLYFALLKEKLK comes from the coding sequence ATGTTTCCTACCGATCCCAAATCAACAAAATTCGTCGATTTAGAATCAACTGATTACCGTCTAAATGATTTAAAACACTGCTCAAGTATCAACAGTTTAATCGAAGATTATTTGGCCCCCAGTGACGGTAATATTCTCCTGTTCGATCTTTCACCCAGTGACTGTCCTATTCCAAACTCATTTACTATATCTTCTCCTGCAACTTCTGTCTCgtcattattttgtaacCATACAAAATCATCCCTATTGACTGCTAATAGAAACTTACATAAGATTCATTTGTCCTTACCTAccacattattgaaaaggcCAAAATTCACTTTCGCAAACATGCTGCAGACTCTTTTCactaaagaaaagaaagattcaatattgaatttgattgcAAATTCAtctattttcatcttttacGATAGAAATAGTGTCTTCGATAAATGCACTATACAAACTTATCTTCTCATCAagaaattccaaaattttctcgaTGCAAATGTAGATTATCAACTAATACTTTTATCTTCTGATGAACCTTTCACTCAAGATAAGACAGTAGATACAAAAGAAATGGCTACAACTATCTACAATAGAGAAATCTCCGCTAATGGACAACAATACAGCTTAACTATTAATATTCCTACATCTGCTACAAACAAATCATTTATTCgttcaataaaaaagattaaCGTAAACTATTCAccaaattctttgaaaaaatattttgactTCAACATTCCTGATAAtcttttagaaaatgataattgTTTGCCTGAATGGTTACGACAATTCACTataaaatcaaatcatGATAAAatcttatcaaatttataccATAAATTCcaattattagaagatttagaaattGAGCGTTTATCAAAGTGTTTgattaaagaagaagaagataaacAACAAAGAATGGATAGTTCATACATAAATGAATTAAATCAATCTTTCTTACaatcttcctcatcataTCACAAAATATATTCCTTACATCATCTACAAAAACAGTTTAAAAAGAGGAAACAAGATAATTTAAATGACAAACGTGTTCCTGCATTATTGGTTACCACAGAAGTCAATGAGAGTCACGCATCAATTTCAGATACTAACTCTTCGACGCCACTAAGTGAAGGCGATGTTTTGCTAACTCCATTAGACAACTATGCCGTTTCAAAAGGTATCCAATCCTTTAATAAGAATAGATACTCAAATATTGTACCTTACGAACACTCAAGAGTTAAATTGGCCCCTTCACCCATCTTAAACGGTAATGGAGAAAGTATTTGCTCGTCAGATCTTGACCAAGGGCCATTGGATAACAATAACAACATTACCGATCAcagaatgaaaaatcaacGGTACCCATCACCTAATGATATGAATAATCAAAAAGGTTTTAATGTCCCATCATCCTCCCTCTCTATCTCGTCCGCGAAATCAAATTCCATATCAACAAATCCACCTACCAGTGAGGGATCTTCAATTGGACAAAAGTCACAAGTTGCTGATGATACGCTTGTAATCGACGATTATTTTAATGCAAATTATCTAAGCATACCACAAATCAATCCAGATTACACATATGTCGCAACACAGGCGCCATTACCAACTACTATTGATGATTTCTGGAATGTTATAATTTCTAACAATATTAACGTTATTgtttcattgaattcagatgatgaattacACATGAAAAAATGGGATATCTACTGGGATAACCCtgataattcaaatttaaagcACAAATATAACGTTAAACTAGTTACATTaatagaaaatttcaacGGTATAGATGGTTTCGTCTTAAGAATTTTCCGTGTCAACAAGAAGGACAAAGATAATTTCTCAATTATTTATCAATTGCATTATACAAAATGGCTAGATTCATGTGTTGTGGACGTTTCTGAGCTTTTAAAACTTTTCCAATGTAAGGATTcattattacaaaatcCTCTAGACTCCATTGAACGGAGCAGCTTGGTGACACAGTCTGATAAAAAGAGAATCAAGAATTTGACAAAACTCTCTGAAAATTATACCGATGAAGGTTCACCAATGAATAAGTCGCCGTTACTGGTACACTGTTCAGCTGGTTGTGGTAGAACAGGTGTTTTTATTACTTTAGATATTTTGACAAGTATACTATCTGATGGAAAGAGTGCATCAAATGAAGTTGACGTATGGAATATGAAGCAAGATTTACTTTTCATAATAATTAACGAGTTGAGAAAACAGCGTCTATCAATGGTACAAAATTTAAGCCAATTTGTCGCTTGTTATGAATCGATTTTCCTATATTTTGCGTtgttaaaagaaaaattaaaatag
- the NAN1 gene encoding Nan1p (similar to Saccharomyces cerevisiae NAN1 (YPL126W); ancestral locus Anc_8.626), whose product MTHSSVSQKYNLAVVSGGKPMLPRAHRDSTSCNKNISILTDDRKYFIVPFNNQIKIYSVETRQCTKTLKFSNNPLLARVFQDNKDVFVVNILLGDITATSHEEDRLITLVTNAGHIIVLNYKGKMVENPKVLQLNHSDVSKIFFDNDIKFLTTKTTSNSLQYYTFHSLRFQEDDKVTTTEEKSFENVILSSWSSNNKFISILLKENNEKHVIVYSISEQTVRFQFPLATINTSASFSNFVTSMAIDNTCTQLALGFASGVVTVTNLIDMKPRLLKWHIDAVLSLNFNADGTYLLSGGWEKVLSFWQLSTNLQHFLPRLNGVIIDIQVLENFYSLSLQMMENDSNSDYQLVLLNSADLISNLSIVGPLPVFNSIIQITNSQPYSSINSTSSINTSFKKQKRKLMRLKKKDFTTCIEINPVTKQLYIPHGSNLQTFDFYKNESVNLQYLTNSINTFMGKVKSELNIKDPKILNLKLSKDGTSLITYEIEFAPADLLSSDDIIHLLKFWQFNSNSDQWELVTKVLNPHGQNVPITNMIVSKDGCLTADNNGGIKYWVYDVKESNWCLKKILINNFNHFTNSVSMASSKDGSLLFHGFDDKLQIIDFETFRKLENTNVDDNDDDFVNEFTFDSEIQTIKLIGETSLLVATKATLNVIDLLLGKIINSFDIYPYVNGIYKNGNLERLITCDETNGKIAIVINKQSKDKATSFKSHVLVFNSNLSKKLGSFTHDEYIAWIGWNYDTDFIFLDIESRLGVIGTTVTNEIMLDESNKEGILDGLTTENDHADKNSYLEELRKLSIRKTNIMKGLKNDNEDVEEILDGETIQNSIHTKINMNSFTNMFDNLQNIEMETLFDSVLKTLS is encoded by the coding sequence ATGACACACTCCTCTGTATCACAGAAGTACAACCTAGCGGTTGTTTCCGGGGGCAAGCCGATGTTGCCAAGAGCCCATAGAGACTCTACTAGTTGCAACAAGAATATTTCCATTTTAACGGATGATAGGAAGTATTTCATCGTTCCATTCAATAATCAGATTAAGATTTACTCTGTCGAGACCAGACAATGCACAAAAACCCTCAAGTTCAGTAACAACCCACTTTTGGCCCGCGTTTTCCAGGATAATAAAGACGTTTTCGTCGTCAATATCTTACTCGGTGATATCACTGCTACTTCTCACGAGGAAGACAGGTTGATTACTCTTGTAACTAATGCTGGTCATATCATCGTCCTCAATTATAAGGGTAAGATGGTTGAAAATCCCAAGGTTCTGCAACTAAACCATTCAGACGTCTCCAAGATTTTCTTCGATaatgatatcaaatttttaaccACGAAGACAACCAGTAACTCCTTACAGTATTATACGTTCCATTCCCTTCGTTTCCAAGAGGATGATAAGGTAACCACCACGGAGgaaaaatcatttgaaaaCGTCATTCTTTCGAGTTGGTCATCAAATAACAAATTCATCTCCATATTactcaaagaaaataatgaaaagcATGTTATCGTCTATTCTATCTCTGAACAAACCGTTCGTTTCCAATTCCCACTGGCTACAATCAACACATCGGCAagtttttctaattttgtCACATCCATGGCTATTGATAACACTTGTACCCAATTAGCCCTCGGTTTCGCTTCCGGTGTCGTCACCGTCACTAATTTAATTGATATGAAACCGAGACTATTGAAATGGCATATCGACGCCGTGCTgtctttgaatttcaatgcTGATGGTACTTACTTACTCTCAGGTGGTTGGGAAAAAGTCTTAAGTTTCTGGCAATTATCAACAAATTTACAACATTTCTTACCACGTTTGAATGGTGTCATCATCGATATTCAAGTACTGGAAAATTTCTATTCTTTATCTTTACAAATGATGGAAAATGATTCCAATTCAGATTATCAATTGGTCTTATTGAATTCTGCagatttaatttcaaatttatctaTTGTGGGGCCACTACCAGTTTTCAACTCCATCATCCAAATTACAAATTCACAACCTTActcttcaataaattcaacttcatcaatCAACACATCattcaagaaacaaaagagGAAATTGATGAggttgaaaaagaaagatttcaCCACTTGTATCGAAATTAATCCAGTAACTAAACAATTATACATTCCACATGgttcaaatttacaaacTTTTGATTTCTACAAGAATGAATCTGTCaatttacaatatttaaCAAATAGTATCAATACTTTTATGGGTAAAGTTAAGAGTGAATTAAATATCAAGGATCCAaagattttaaatttgaaactttcaaaagatgGTACCTCTTTAATTACTTATGAAATCGAATTCGCTCCTGCAGATTTACTTTCATCTGATGATATAATACAtcttctaaaattttggCAATTCAATTCGAATTCAGATCAATGGGAATTGGTTACCAAAGTTCTCAACCCACATGGTCAAAATGTTCCAATTACAAATATGATCGTCTCAAAAGATGGTTGTTTAACTGCAGATAATAACGGTGGTATCAAGTACTGGGTCTACGATGTTAAGGAAAGTAATTGGtgtttaaagaaaattttgattaataatttcaatcaTTTTACAAATTCTGTCTCAATGGCAAGTTCCAAAGATGGTAGTTTACTTTTCCATGGATTTGATGATAAATTACAAATTATAGATTTTGAAACGTTTagaaaattggaaaatacCAATGTTGATGATAACGACGATGATTTTGTTAATGAATTCACATTTGATTCTGAAATCCAAACAATCAAATTAATTGGTGAAACAAGTTTATTAGTGGCCACTAAAGCCACTTTGAATGTGATCGATCTTCTGTTGGGTAAAATCATCAACAGTTTCGACATATATCCATACGTCAACGGCATATATAAGAATGGTAACCTGGAAAGATTGATTACCTGCGATGAAACAAACGGTAAAATTGCCATTGTCATCAACAAACAATCAAAGGATAAAGCTACCAGTTTCAAATCTCATGTTCTAGTTTTCAACTCTAATCTATCCAAGAAACTGGGAAGTTTCACTCATGACGAATACATTGCCTGGATTGGATGGAATTATGACACAgatttcatcttcctcGATATAGAATCAAGACTCGGTGTCATTGGCACCACCGTTACCAACGAGATAATGCTCGATGAATCGAACAAGGAGGGCATATTGGACGGCCTAACGACGGAAAACGATCATGCTGACAAGAACAGTTACTTGGAAGAATTACGAAAATTGTCCATCAGGAAAACCAACATCATGAAGGGCCTGAAAAACGACAATGAAGACGTGGAGGAAATCCTGGACGGCGAGACCATCCAGAACTCCATCCATACTAAGATAAACATGAACAGTTTCACAAACATGTTCGATAACCTCCAAAACATCGAAATGGAAACATTATTCGACAGCGTACTCAAAACACTCTcttag
- the KAP120 gene encoding karyopherin KAP120 (similar to Saccharomyces cerevisiae KAP120 (YPL125W); ancestral locus Anc_8.624) — MSYNNVELNELNVVQMLEQAGNPQHAGSEIQKLAEQQLKAWEIKPGFHHLLQSVYLDLSNPLQVRWLAVIQFKNGIDKYWRSTRVHAISKEEKSLIRSRLFELIDEQNNQLTIQNAQAASKISRLDFPGEWPNLFEQLEHLLKDNHIRKNPIEIHNILIHINQIIKILGTARIGRCKPAMQSKVPLIFPLIVRIYLESFDEWTNSVLSHNNSEINYSDNLIKLQVAYLALKVLRRIVCEGYEKPHKDESVCEFLKLTIGHFDLLVANQATLGKYDIYERFIKCYGKLYYNLVAESPATFILLPCSIRILISYTKLLFEKASEVYSESTEVTGDFWENTTIRALLLLKRVITFTNKKGNVITLKARSDKQSIQASINRINVEFLNENLVKKLVDVLMESYLKLRPSELENWFLDPEEWINEQMATSYEYQIRPCAENFFQDLINSFSELLVPYLLNKIETDAASLSSSLDDFLKKDAIYASFQLSAAAVSDMVDFDKLLVEVFLPDARNSNKSEDELKIIRRRVALVINEWSTIKCSEESKRLCYKFFCDILMTEEDKVVLLTVLQSLRTMIDDWNFNKETFQPFLNDIVVVLLRKILPSVSLTETRLYVLNTISDIIIQTRPLINKDILIEILRIVPDLWDVATNNASESILSNSLLRLLRNLVTSLGSYSYLTWEIAIPVLSFSCNPSSAQYALLNEDGFELWSALLQNFTEKEHGFDDKFIEILPYLEHGIDTRTEILPTLLEIIKSYAMILPQNEFFSIETFAKVFSNLAAYLLKLREDSFQLILEIWEVLALRNEEDQENRLLTQFYQTGVLNSLFNCVFQEESLSSYQCGQIVQVIARISYVNPNALIEFLSNFYQSLPSSYENLQLPLAERKIVNKDMPFEEIIQKLIAVWIVCYKDLYDPKLKKIHLLGLSSLLRTNTISILFDFEGIVSLWVDMLEEINETNGGDCERYHLNDIVTDQSLAFYPLTNEQLRQHDLCKDNDPVHNISLKEFINQTLNFLKENLGPERYNELLQTVNPTLLENLRLFLSIQPNGI; from the coding sequence ATGTCATACAATAACGTCGAACTAAATGAGTTAAACGTCGTACAAATGCTTGAACAAGCTGGAAACCCACAGCACGCAGGTTCAGAGATTCAGAAGTTGGCTGAACAGCAATTAAAAGCATGGGAAATTAAACCGGGTTTCCATCATCTGCTACAATCCGTGTACTTGGACTTATCGAATCCCTTACAAGTAAGATGGTTGGCTGTTATTCAGTTTAAAAATGGTATTGATAAGTACTGGAGGTCAACTAGGGTTCATGCAATTAGTAAAGAGGAGAAAAGTTTGATTAGATCCAGGTTGTTTGAACTTATCGATGAGCAAAATAACCAATTAACCATACAAAACGCTCAGGCTGCGTCAAAAATATCTAGACTAGACTTCCCTGGCGAATGGCCAAACCTGTTTGAACAATTAGAacatttattgaaagataatcATATTAGAAAGAATCCAATAGAGATTCATAACATTTTGATTCACATCAAccaaatcatcaaaatcttaGGAACTGCAAGAATTGGTAGATGTAAGCCAGCCATGCAAAGTAAAGTACCATTAATTTTCCCTCTAATCGTTAGAATTTATCTAGaatcttttgatgaatGGACAAATTCCGTTTTATCTCATAATAATTCTGAAATTAATTATTCAgataatttaattaaattaCAAGTTGCATACTTGGCTTTAAAAGTCTTGAGAAGAATTGTTTGTGAAGGTTACGAAAAACCACATAAAGACGAGTCTGTATGTGAGTTTTTGAAGCTAACAATAGGCCATTTTGATCTTCTCGTAGCAAACCAAGCAACCTTAGGAAAATATGACATCTACGAAAGGTTCATAAAATGTTATGGGAAACTGTACTATAATTTGGTGGCCGAATCGCCAGCCACTTTCATCTTATTACCGTGCTCAATCCGGATATTGATCAGTTATACTAAATTACTATTTGAAAAGGCATCTGAAGTTTACTCCGAAAGTACTGAAGTAACTGGTGATTTTTGGGAAAATACAACAATAAGGgctttattattacttaAAAGGGTGATTACTTTCACCAATAAGAAAGGTAATGTCATTACATTAAAGGCTAGAAGTGATAAACAGAGTATTCAAGCATCAATAAATAGAATTAATGTCGAAttcttaaatgaaaatcTTGTCAAAAAATTAGTCGACGTTCTTATGGAATCTTACCTAAAATTGAGACCAagtgaattagaaaattggTTCCTTGATCCCGAAGAATGGATTAATGAGCAAATGGCAACAAGTTATGAATATCAAATTAGACCGTGTGCTGAGAATTTCTTTCAGGATTTAATCAACTCATTCTCTGAACTTCTCGTTCCCTACCTTCTTAACAAAATCGAAACTGATGCAGCAAGTTTATCTAGTTCATTAGATGACTTTCTTAAGAAAGATGCTATATATGCTAGTTTTCAGCTCAGTGCTGCGGCTGTTAGTGATATGGTGGATTTTGATAAACTATTAGTGGAAGTTTTTCTACCAGACGCAAGAAACTCAAACAAATCAGAAGATGAACTAAAAATCATCAGAAGGAGAGTAGCACTGGTCATAAATGAATGGTCCACTATAAAGTGTTCAGAGGAGAGCAAACGTCTATGTTATAAATTCTTCTGCGATATATTGATGACAGAGGAGGATAAAGTTGTTTTATTGACGGTATTACAGTCGCTAAGGACTATGATTGATGATTggaatttcaataaagaaaCCTTTCAaccatttttgaatgatatcGTCGTAGTGCTACTGAGGAAAATTCTACCATCTGTGTCACTAACAGAAACAAGGCTCTACGTTCTAAATACCATAAGCGATATTATCATTCAGACAAGACCACTAATAAACAAAGACATATTGATTGAGATTTTACGAATAGTCCCAGATTTGTGGGATGTTGCCACGAACAACGCTTCCGAATCTATTTTATCTAATTCGTTATTGAGATTGTTAAGAAATCTGGTTACCTCGCTGGGTTCTTATTCATATTTAACCTGGGAAATCGCCATACCCGTTTTATCCTTTTCCTGCAACCCTTCTTCTGCACAATATGCCCTGCTAAATGAAGATGGATTCGAACTCTGGTCTGCTCttttgcaaaattttacagaaaaagaacatggatttgatgataaatttataGAAATATTGCCGTACTTGGAGCATGGTATTGATACAAGGACGGAAATTTTACCTACTTTGCTGGAAATTATCAAGAGTTATGCGATGATATTACCTCagaatgaatttttctcaattgaGACATTCGCTAAAGTTTTTAGTAACCTAGCAGCATACTTATTGAAGTTGAGAGAGGATTCTTTCCAATTAATTCTGGAAATCTGGGAGGTCTTGGCCTTACGTAATGAAGAGGATCAAGAAAATCGTCTTCTAACACAATTTTACCAAACGGGAGTGTTGAATTCATTGTTCAACTGTgtatttcaagaagaatcATTGTCATCATACCAATGTGGACAAATAGTACAAGTGATTGCTAGAATAAGCTACGTGAATCCAAACGctttgattgaatttttatccaatttttatcaatcttTACCATCATCATATGAGAACTTGCAATTACCCTTAGCAGAGAGGAAGATAGTCAACAAGGATATGCCATTTGAGgaaataattcaaaagCTTATTGCAGTTTGGATTGTTTGTTACAAAGACCTTTATGATccaaaactgaaaaaaattcatttattgGGTCTTTCCAGTTTATTGAGAACTAATACGATATCAATATTGTTTGATTTTGAGGGTATTGTGTCGTTATGGGTCGACATgttagaagaaataaacGAAACAAATGGCGGTGATTGTGAAAGATATCATTTGAATGACATTGTCACCGACCAATCGCTCGCATTCTATCCATTAACAAATGAGCAATTAAGGCAGCATGATTTGTGTAAAGATAACGATCCTGTTCATAATATCAGTTTGAAGGAATTTATTAATCAAACTTTGAactttttaaaagaaaatttgggGCCTGAGAGatataatgaattattacAAACAGTTAATCCAACACTGTTAGAGAATTTACGTTTGTTTTTGTCGATTCAACCAAATGGTATCTGA